A genomic stretch from Bos javanicus breed banteng chromosome 29, ARS-OSU_banteng_1.0, whole genome shotgun sequence includes:
- the LOC133241813 gene encoding putative olfactory receptor 8G2, whose protein sequence is MDPGNHSSVTEFILAGLTEQPRLQLPLFLLFLGIYVVTVVGNLGMITLIGLSSHLHTPMYYFLINLSFIDLCHSTVTTPKMLMNFVTEKNTISYPECMTQLYFFLTFAIAECHMLAVMAYDRYVAICNPLLYNITMSYHICLFLTMGVYILGIIGSTVHTGFLLRLLFCKNKVVNHYFCDLFPLLELSCSSIYVNELLVIFLSAFNILTPALAILTSYVFIISSILHIRSTEGRSKAFSTCSSHISAVAVFYGSAAFMYLQPSSVSSMDQGKVSSVFYSIIVPMLNPLIYSLRNRDVKFALKKIVDSGKCI, encoded by the coding sequence ATGGACCCTGGAAATCACTCCTCAGTGACTGAGTTCATTCTTGCTGGGCTCACAGAACAACCACGACTCCAgctgccccttttcctcctcttcctaggAATCTATGTGGTCACTGTGGTGGGGAACCTGGGCATGATCACACTGATCGGGCTCAGTTCTCacctgcacacccccatgtactattTCCTCATCaatttgtcctttattgatcTCTGTCATTCCACTGTCACTACCCCCAAAATGCTGATGAACTTTGTGACAGAGAAGAACACCATCTCCTACCCTGAATGCATGACACAGCTCTATTTCTTCCTCACTTTTGCTATTGCAGAGTGTCACATGTTGGCTGTAATGGCATATGACCGCTATGTTGCCATCTGCAACCCCTTGCTTTACAACATCACCATGTCTTATCACATCTGCCTCTTCCTCACAATGGGAGTTTATATTTTAGGAATCATTGGATCCACAGTTCACACAGGATTTTTGTTGAGACTCCTTTTCTGCAAAAACAAGGTGGTTAACCATTATTTCTGTGATCTCTTCCCACTTTTGGAGCTCTCCTGCTCCAGCATCTATGTCAATGAATTATTGGTTATATTCTTGAGTGCATTTAACATCCTGACTCCTGCCTTAGCTATTCTCACTTCATATGTCTTCATCATCTCCAGCATCCTGCATATTCGTtccactgagggcaggtccaaaGCCTTCAGCACCTGCAGTTCCCACATCTCAGCTGTTGCTGTTTTCTATGGATCTGCAGCATTCATGTACCTGCAGCCTTCATCTGTGAGCTCCATGGACCAAGGGAAAGTGTCCTCTGTGTTTTACAGTATCATCGTGCCCATGCTAAACCCTCTGATCTATAGTCTACGAAATAGGGATGTCAAATTTGCCCTGAAAAAAATTGTAGACAGTGGAAAGTGTATATGA
- the LOC133241814 gene encoding putative olfactory receptor 8G3, whose translation MDPGNHSSVTEFILAGLTEQPQLQLHLFLLFLGIYVVTVVGNLGMITLIGLSSHLHTPMYYFLTNLSFIDLCQSTIITPKMLVNFVTEKNIISYPECMTQLYFFIIFAIAECHMLAAMAYDRYAAICNPLLYNITMSYYICFCLTVGVYILGITGSTIHTGFMLRLFFCKTNIVNHYFCDLFPLLELSCSNIYVNELLVIVLSAFNILIPALVILASYIFIISSILQIHSMEGRSKAFSTCSSHIAAVAIFYGSAAFMYLQPSSVSSMDQGKVSSVFYTIIVPMLNPLIYSLRNRDVKFALKKNFRL comes from the coding sequence ATGGACCCCGGAAATCACTCCTCAGTGACTGAGTTTATCCTCGCTGGGCTCACAGAACAGCCACAACTCCAGCTgcaccttttccttctcttcctaggAATCTATGTGGTCACGGTGGTGGGGAACCTGGGCATGATCACACTGATTGGGCTCAGTTCTCacctgcacacccccatgtactattTCCTCACCAACTTGTCCTTTATTGATCTCTGTCAGTCGACTATCATTACCCCCAAAATGCTGGTGAACTTTGTGACAGAGAAGAATATTATCTCCTATCCTGAATGCATGACTCAACtttatttcttcatcatttttGCTATTGCAGAGTGTCACATGCTGGCTGCAATGGCATATGACCGCTATGCTGCCATCTGCAACCCCTTGCTTTACAACATCACCATGTCTTATTACATCTGCTTCTGCCTCACAGTGGGAGTTTATATTTTGGGCATCACTGGATCCACAATCCATACAGGATTTATGTTGAGGCTCTTTTTCTGCAAGACCAATATCGTTAACCATTATTTCTGTGATCTCTTTCCACTCTTGGAGCTATCCTGTTCCAACATCTATGTCAATGAATTATTGGTTATAGTCTTGAGTGCATTCAACATTTTGATTCCTGCTCTAGTTATTCTTGCTTCCTACATCTTCATCATTTCCAGCATCCTCCAAATCCACTCCATGGAGGGCAGGTCCAAAGCCTTCAGCACCTGCAGTTCTCacattgctgctgttgctattTTCTATGGATCTGCTGCATTCATGTACCTACAGCCATCATCAGTCAGCTCCATGGACCAAGGGAAAGTGTCCTCTGTGTTTTATACCATCATTGTGCCCATGCTAAATCCCCTGATCTATAGCCTACGGAATAGGGATGTCAAATTTgccctgaaaaaaaattttagactGTGA
- the LOC133241149 gene encoding putative olfactory receptor 8G3: MDPGNHSSVTEFILAGLTEKPELQIPLLVFFLGIYSVTVVGNLGMITLIGLSSHLHTPMYYFLTNLSFIDFCHSTVITPKMLVNFMTEKSVISYPECMTQLYFFIVFIIAECHMLAVMAYDRYVAICNPLLYNVIMSYYRCFQLTVTVYILCIIESAIHTGFMLRLYFCKANVINHYFCDLFPLLELSCSSISMNELLALVFSAFNVLIPVLTILASYIFILSSILQIHSTEGRSKAFSTCSSHISAVVVFYGSVAFMYLQPSSVSSMEQGKVSSVFYTCIVPMLNPLIYSLRNKDVKFALKKILDSGKCR; this comes from the coding sequence ATGGACCCTGGAAATCACTCCTCAGTGACTGAGTTTATCCTCGCTGGGCTCACAGAGAAACCAGAGCTCCAGATTCCCCTTCTGGTCTTCTTCCTAGGGATCTACTCAGTCACAGTGGTGGGGAACCTGGGCATGATCACACTGATAGGGCTCAGTTCTCacctgcacacccccatgtactattTCCTCACCAATTTGTCCTTTATTGATTTCTGTCATTCCACTGTCATTACCCCTAAAATGCTGGTGAACTTTATGACAGAGAAAAGTGTCATCTCTTACCCTGAATGTATGACTCAGCtctatttctttattgtttttattattgcagAATGTCATATGTTGGCTGTAATGGCATATGACCGCTATGTTGCCATCTGTAACCCTTTGCTATACAATGTCATCATGTCTTATTATAGGTGCTTCCAGCTCACAGTGACAGTTTATATTTTGTGCATCATTGAATCTGCAATCCATACAGGCTTTATGTTGAGACTCTATTTCTGCAAGGCCAATGTGATTAACCATTATTTTTGTGATCTCTTCCCACTCTTGGAGCTATCCTGTTCTAGCATCTCCATGAATGAATTATTGGCTCTAGTCTTTAGTGCTTTTAATGTCCTGATTCCTGTTTTAACCATCCTTGCTTCCTACATCTTCATCCTCTCTAGCATCCTCCAAATCCACTCCACTGAAGGCAGGTCCAAAGCCTTCAGCACCTGCAGCTCCCATATCTCAGCTGTTGTTGTTTTCTATGGATCTGTAGCATTCATGTACCTGCAGCCATCATCAGTCAGCTCCATGGAACAAGGGAAAGTGTCCTCTGTGTTTTATACCTGCATTGTACCCATGCTAAACCCTCTGATCTACAGTCTGCGGAATAAGGATGTCAAATTTGCTCTGAAGAAAATTCTGGACAGTGGAAAATGTAGATGA